Proteins encoded by one window of Rhodamnia argentea isolate NSW1041297 chromosome 6, ASM2092103v1, whole genome shotgun sequence:
- the LOC115726320 gene encoding xyloglucan 6-xylosyltransferase 2, giving the protein MLDKCLGARRGYQIRRAMRHGKVTVLCLLMTVIVLRGTIGAGKFGTPEQDFNDLRGHFHSRKRVEPHRVLEEVSTESGRSSGQSESTQSLSSSNSYETFDISKILVDEGEEEKRDPSKPYTLGPRISDWDEQRAEWLRKNPDYPNFIRPNKPRVLLVTGSSPKPCENPVGDHYLLKSIKNKIDYCRLHGVEIFYNMALLDAEMAGFWAKLPLIRKLLLSHPEIEFLWWMDSDAMFTDMAFEVPWERYKDSNFVLHGWNEMVYDQKNWIGLNTGSFLLRNCQWSLDILDAWAPMGPKGKIREEAGKVLTRELKDRPVFEADDQSAMVYLLATQRDKWGEKVYLENAYYLHGYWGILVDRYEEMIENYHPGLGDHRWPLVTHFVGCKPCGKFGDYPVERCLKQMDRAFNFGDNQILQMYGFTHKSLTSRRVKRIRNETGNPVEVKDELGLLHPAFKAVKASTS; this is encoded by the coding sequence ATGCTCGACAAGTGCTTGGGAGCTCGCCGGGGCTACCAGATCCGGCGGGCGATGCGGCACGGCAAGGTGACCGTCCTCTGCCTCCTGATGACCGTCATCGTCCTGCGCGGCACCATCGGCGCCGGCAAGTTCGGCACGCCGGAGCAGGACTTCAACGACCTCCGCGGCCACTTCCACTCGCGGAAGCGCGTGGAGCCCCACCGCGTCCTCGAGGAGGTCTCCACCGAGTCGGGCCGGTCGTCGGGCCAGTCCGAGTCGACCCAGTCGTTGTCGTCCTCGAATAGCTACGAGACGTTCGACATATCGAAGATCCTCGTCGACGAGGGCGAGGAGGAGAAGCGGGATCCGAGCAAGCCGTACACCCTCGGCCCGAGGATATCCGATTGGGACGAGCAGAGAGCTGAGTGGCTGAGGAAAAATCCGGATTACCCCAATTTCATCAGGCCAAACAAGCCTAGGGTTCTGCTCGTCACTGGTTCGTCTCCGAAACCGTGCGAGAACCCGGTTggtgatcattacttgctgaaaTCGATCAAGAATAAGATAGATTACTGTAGGTTGCACGGTGTTGAGATCTTTTACAATATGGCACTCTTAGATGCTGAGATGGCTGggttttgggcgaaattgcctTTGATTAGGAAACTGTTGTTGTCGCATCCGGAGATTGAGTTCTTGTGGTGGATGGACAGTGATGCTATGTTCACTGATATGGCGTTTGAGGTTCCATGGGAGAGGTATAAAGACTCCAACTTTGTGCTGCATGGTTGGAATGAGATGGTGTATGATCAGAAAAACTGGATTGGGTTGAATACTGGTAGTTTCTTACTTAGGAATTGTCAGTGGTCCCTGGACATTCTTGATGCTTGGGCACCAATGGGTCCTAAGGGGAAGATTAGGGAAGAGGCAGGGAAGGTTTTGACTAGGGAGCTTAAGGATAGGCCGGTTTTTGAAGCCGACGATCAGTCTGCGATGGTGTATTTGCTCGCTACCCAGAGAGATAAGTGGGGTGAGAAGGTGTACTTGGAGAACGCTTACTATTTGCACGGTTATTGGGGGATTCTGGTGGATAGATATGAGGAGATGATTGAGAACTATCATCCTGGCCTGGGCGATCACCGGTGGCCCCTCGTGACTCACTTTGTTGGGTGCAAGCCGTGTGGTAAGTTTGGTGACTACCCGGTTGAGAGGTGCTTGAAGCAGATGGATCGCGCGTTTAACTTTGGCGATAACCAGATTTTGCAAATGTATGGCTTCACGCATAAGTCGCTCACTAGCAGGAGAGTTAAGAGGATTAGAAACGAGACCGGCAATCCAGTCGAAGTGAAAGATGAGCTTGGATTGCTTCACCCTGCATTTAAAGCAGTTAAGGCTTCTACATCTTGA
- the LOC115726315 gene encoding translocator protein homolog: MPPPPPPLSQTFKNGIKNDHPVLPVAAAAASSSKAHRDRRMVKARRALKTFVVSVGTNLTLTMAIILLFGSGKRFNARPKPMWSPPLWLVHAASLGSSFFMGLASWLVWAEGGFGAQSEALPLYLAGTSLGIVWDPLVLVMGADWVGLAFCLVHLGTLVACKREFGKVNPLAGDIVRPCVVWVGFLTIFTFSLAIS, translated from the coding sequence atgcctcctcctcctccacctctttCGCAAACTTTCAAGAATGGAATCAAGAACGACCACCCCGTGCtgccggtggcggcggcggccgcaTCCTCGTCGAAAGCCCACCGAGACAGGAGAATGGTCAAGGCAAGGCGCGCCCTAAAGACCTTCGTCGTCAGCGTTGGGACGAATCTGACCCTAACCATGGCCATCATCCTTCTGTTCGGGTCGGGCAAGAGGTTCAACGCGAGGCCCAAGCCAATGTGGTCGCCCCCGCTCTGGCTCGTGCATGCGGCCTCGCTCGGTTCCTCCTTCTTCATGGGCCTCGCGAGCTGGCTCGTGTGGGCCGAGGGTGGGTTCGGTGCCCAATCCGAAGCGCTGCCCCTCTACCTCGCCGGGACATCGCTCGGCATAGTGTGGGACCCGCTGGTCCTTGTGATGGGGGCGGATTGGGTCGGGCTGGCCTTTTGCCTCGTGCATCTGGGGACTCTTGTGGCGTGCAAGCGCGAGTTCGGGAAGGTGAATCCTCTCGCCGGAGATATTGTGAGGCCTTGCGTGGTGTGGGTGGGATTTCTTAcgatttttacttttagccTTGCGATTTCTTGA